Proteins from a single region of Pseudomonas quebecensis:
- a CDS encoding DMT family transporter, translated as MPIHLVCLVLFAALLHASWNALLRSGADRLWSMTVMCMAIAITCTVAAAFMLPPAVESWGYALLSGLLHVGYNLFLVRSYRVGDLGQVYPISRGSSPVLITLGAAFFAGESIAPGQLLGIALVSGGIISLAFRGRSLSVPSLPYALGTGCFIAAYSVVDGIGARLSGAPLAYTVWMSALWGVLMPLVYIGLRDARSLFCVRPGTVTALVGGLVSLLAYAMVIYAMNEAPLGAVSALRETSVLFAALIGYGFLGEPLTARRILACVVIASGAIIIG; from the coding sequence ATGCCTATTCATCTGGTCTGCCTCGTCCTTTTCGCCGCGCTCCTGCATGCCAGTTGGAACGCACTCCTGCGCAGCGGTGCCGATCGGCTGTGGTCGATGACGGTGATGTGCATGGCCATTGCCATCACCTGCACCGTCGCCGCGGCGTTCATGCTGCCGCCTGCGGTTGAAAGTTGGGGCTACGCGCTGCTGTCGGGGTTGCTGCATGTGGGTTACAACCTGTTTCTGGTGCGCAGTTATCGGGTCGGTGACCTGGGGCAGGTCTATCCGATTTCGCGTGGTTCGTCGCCGGTATTGATCACCCTGGGGGCCGCCTTCTTTGCCGGAGAAAGTATCGCGCCTGGCCAACTGCTCGGTATCGCGCTGGTGTCGGGTGGGATTATTTCGCTGGCCTTCAGAGGGCGCAGTCTCTCGGTGCCCAGCCTGCCCTATGCGCTGGGCACGGGCTGCTTTATTGCGGCCTACAGCGTTGTCGATGGCATCGGCGCCAGGCTCTCGGGCGCGCCGCTTGCCTATACAGTGTGGATGAGCGCTTTGTGGGGCGTACTGATGCCGCTGGTCTACATCGGTCTGCGCGACGCTCGCAGCTTATTCTGCGTGCGGCCCGGAACAGTCACCGCGTTGGTCGGCGGCCTGGTCTCTTTGCTTGCCTACGCAATGGTTATCTACGCCATGAACGAAGCGCCTTTGGGCGCGGTGTCCGCATTGCGCGAAACCAGCGTGCTGTTCGCGGCGCTGATCGGCTATGGGTTCCTCGGCGAGCCGCTCACCGCGCGCCGGATTCTGGCGTGCGTCGTGATCGCCAGCGGCGCCATCATCATCGGCTGA